A DNA window from Verrucomicrobiaceae bacterium contains the following coding sequences:
- a CDS encoding cupin domain-containing protein: MSSPRFAVAQLDEIPPTPCPCGQARRAFKEDWNTLATVHLTDIHADSKAHYHQKMTEIYIVLEGEGHLEADGQIIPLKPMTTVMIRPGCVHRAVGKLRIINVPMPPFDPADEFEV, translated from the coding sequence ATGTCCTCCCCCCGCTTCGCCGTCGCCCAGCTCGATGAAATCCCGCCTACGCCCTGCCCGTGTGGTCAGGCGCGGCGAGCGTTCAAAGAAGACTGGAACACCCTGGCCACCGTGCACCTCACGGACATCCACGCGGACAGCAAAGCGCACTACCACCAGAAGATGACGGAAATCTACATCGTCCTCGAAGGTGAAGGCCACCTGGAGGCGGATGGCCAGATCATCCCACTCAAACCGATGACCACCGTGATGATCCGCCCCGGCTGCGTGCACCGCGCCGTGGGCAAGCTACGCATCATCAATGTCCCCATGCCGCCGTTTGATCCGGCGGATGAATTTGAGGTGTAA
- a CDS encoding DUF2007 domain-containing protein has product MRELLTSLDWTRLGFYKSVLDEAGIASFIRNEHTAQLINVLIAPCQPSLCVVNDEDYDAAMALLRPHHDQTAPSIAEWTCAGCGEVNPAEFELCWNCQKPADTKN; this is encoded by the coding sequence ATGCGAGAACTCCTCACCAGCCTCGATTGGACACGGCTCGGCTTTTACAAGTCGGTGCTCGATGAAGCGGGCATCGCCAGCTTCATCCGCAATGAGCACACGGCGCAGCTCATCAATGTGCTCATCGCTCCATGCCAGCCGTCTCTGTGCGTGGTGAATGACGAGGATTACGACGCGGCCATGGCGCTGCTGCGTCCGCACCATGACCAAACGGCTCCAAGCATCGCCGAATGGACCTGCGCGGGCTGTGGTGAGGTGAATCCGGCGGAGTTTGAGCTGTGCTGGAACTGCCAGAAACCAGCAGACACGAAAAATTAG
- a CDS encoding ankyrin repeat domain-containing protein yields MGDPRFYELRDLLHNDMAAALKRIRADKSLLDVRRGLGETLLHWYAIEYREDIVKALAGMGAEIDPQNRSGNTPLFKAALIHQESMCRLLFSLGASPDTMNDLGDRPLINAARAGSLKICRLLVENGAKIDAQDLNKETAVSAAATSGQLEVLDYFLERLGPDFDVNVVFGDSDADLVHHIGGHVADLLARRGLRHPFQELMDSVP; encoded by the coding sequence ATGGGTGATCCACGCTTCTACGAACTCCGCGACCTGCTCCACAATGACATGGCGGCGGCTCTAAAACGCATCCGTGCGGACAAATCGTTGCTGGATGTCCGTAGAGGACTCGGCGAGACGCTGCTGCACTGGTACGCCATCGAATACCGCGAGGACATCGTGAAAGCACTTGCTGGAATGGGGGCGGAGATTGATCCACAAAACAGATCTGGAAACACACCTCTATTTAAAGCCGCTTTGATTCACCAAGAGAGCATGTGCAGACTCTTGTTTTCCCTGGGCGCTTCGCCTGACACCATGAACGACCTCGGCGACCGGCCTCTCATCAACGCCGCCAGAGCTGGTTCGCTCAAAATATGTAGGCTGCTGGTCGAGAATGGGGCCAAAATCGACGCTCAGGATTTAAACAAGGAGACGGCTGTGAGTGCTGCCGCGACATCCGGCCAGTTGGAGGTTTTAGACTATTTTCTCGAACGCTTGGGGCCTGATTTCGACGTCAATGTAGTTTTTGGAGATAGCGACGCGGACCTCGTTCATCATATTGGCGGCCATGTGGCTGACTTACTCGCAAGACGGGGTCTGAGGCATCCATTTCAAGAACTGATGGACTCCGTACCGTGA
- a CDS encoding MFS transporter, which yields MSSTSVPKLTSTHWLIIIIASIGFLFDTYELLMTPLTAPPAIAELLGIDMTHPDVTLWTGRLLWMTALCGGIFGLIGGKLTDVLGRKFVMAASIFVYSASPFCAAYSTSLGMFIFFRCLTFIGVCVEFIAAITWLAEVFEDKHQKEKWLGITQAFASLGGLLVTGINVWILSHMKDLPAMGLPVASSWRYLLMTGILPAIPIALMLPFVPESKVWKEKKAAGLLKRASIGQLFAPELRRVTIVTAVLSACAYGIAFGALQVTPLRIAPGLPELADTSKKMAPLRKQAAELAVAVSKAAPDSPEQAEAKTKLAAVKAEMAPLDKEVKAVGNKVQFYQEMGGLVGRILLAVLIMVGLSRVALLKVFQVPALILLPLTYLSLFTAGGSNFMWAYALCGLVTVAQFSYFGEYLPKVFPMHLRGTGGSFATNVGGRMIGTSMAFVTTNLVAPMISGDPTKILPMHLAKAAGYVGLGIAVVALIVGMFLPEPKAEQN from the coding sequence ATGTCCTCGACTTCCGTTCCCAAGCTCACCTCCACGCACTGGCTCATCATCATCATCGCTAGCATTGGCTTTCTGTTTGATACGTATGAGCTGCTCATGACGCCGCTGACGGCTCCGCCGGCGATTGCGGAGCTGCTGGGGATCGACATGACGCACCCGGATGTGACGCTGTGGACGGGACGGCTGCTGTGGATGACGGCGCTATGTGGCGGGATTTTTGGCCTGATCGGGGGCAAGCTCACGGATGTGCTGGGGCGGAAGTTTGTGATGGCGGCGAGTATCTTCGTGTATTCGGCCTCGCCCTTCTGTGCGGCGTATTCGACCTCGCTGGGGATGTTCATCTTCTTCCGCTGCCTGACGTTCATCGGTGTGTGCGTGGAGTTCATCGCGGCGATCACCTGGCTGGCAGAGGTGTTTGAGGACAAACACCAAAAAGAGAAGTGGCTGGGCATCACGCAGGCTTTTGCCTCGCTCGGCGGCTTGCTGGTGACGGGCATCAATGTGTGGATTCTGAGTCATATGAAGGATCTGCCTGCGATGGGGCTGCCGGTGGCCTCTTCCTGGCGTTACTTGCTGATGACGGGCATCCTGCCTGCGATCCCGATCGCGCTGATGCTGCCCTTTGTGCCGGAGTCGAAGGTGTGGAAGGAAAAGAAGGCTGCTGGGCTTCTGAAGCGGGCCAGCATCGGCCAACTCTTCGCGCCCGAGCTGCGTCGCGTGACGATCGTGACGGCGGTGCTCTCTGCCTGTGCGTATGGCATCGCCTTCGGTGCATTGCAGGTCACGCCGCTGCGAATCGCGCCTGGTTTGCCGGAACTCGCTGATACGAGCAAGAAAATGGCTCCACTACGCAAGCAGGCTGCCGAATTGGCCGTCGCGGTGAGCAAGGCTGCGCCAGATTCACCCGAGCAGGCCGAAGCCAAGACGAAGCTCGCTGCCGTGAAGGCCGAGATGGCTCCGCTGGACAAAGAGGTGAAGGCCGTGGGCAACAAAGTGCAGTTTTATCAGGAGATGGGCGGCCTCGTGGGTCGAATCCTGCTGGCGGTGCTGATCATGGTCGGTTTGAGCCGTGTGGCACTGCTGAAGGTCTTCCAGGTGCCGGCGCTGATTTTGCTGCCGCTGACGTATTTGAGCCTTTTCACGGCGGGTGGCTCCAATTTCATGTGGGCGTATGCACTGTGCGGCTTGGTCACGGTGGCGCAGTTCAGCTACTTCGGTGAATACTTGCCGAAAGTGTTCCCGATGCACCTGCGCGGCACGGGAGGCAGTTTTGCCACGAATGTGGGCGGCCGCATGATCGGCACCAGCATGGCCTTTGTGACGACGAATCTCGTCGCGCCGATGATCTCCGGCGATCCGACAAAAATCCTGCCCATGCACCTCGCGAAGGCCGCAGGCTACGTCGGTCTGGGTATCGCGGTCGTCGCCCTGATCGTGGGCATGTTCCTGCCCGAGCCGAAGGCGGAGCAAAACTAA
- a CDS encoding sodium:proton antiporter, protein MILPFLAASTAALPSAWMVAPFVILLLCIALMPLFAAHFWEHHYPKVAVGLGLVTAGYYAFGMQDWHPLHHAAHEYVSFMALVGSLFVISGGINIRVRGEATPVINTLFLLIGAVLANVIGTTGASMLLIRPWIKMNKYRITGFHIVFFIFIVSNVGGALTPIGDPPLFLGFLRGVPFFWTVEHCWPAWALAVALLLAVFFVIDARNFLRAPKEVREAETAQETWYFRGLMNVLWLLLVLGAVLLPKNIQEMTLGGVLSVPALIMIAAAVISYFTTKAEVHEANDFSFGPVKEVGFLFIGIFLTMIPALQLLQSGGISGVESPLSYYFATGALSAFLDNAPTYLAFLAASMGQAHVSLDSTADVLAFASTHGAHLLAISLGAVFFGAGSYIGNGPNFMVKAIADRAKVRTPSFLAYMAMFSIPVLLPVLTIVGWVFLK, encoded by the coding sequence ATGATCTTGCCTTTTCTCGCTGCGAGCACTGCTGCGCTACCCTCTGCGTGGATGGTGGCACCGTTTGTCATCCTTTTGCTATGCATCGCGCTGATGCCGCTGTTTGCCGCACACTTCTGGGAGCATCATTATCCGAAGGTGGCAGTGGGGCTGGGGCTGGTGACGGCGGGTTACTATGCTTTTGGCATGCAGGACTGGCATCCGCTGCATCATGCGGCGCATGAGTATGTGAGCTTCATGGCCTTGGTGGGCTCTCTCTTTGTCATCAGCGGCGGGATCAATATCCGCGTGCGGGGAGAGGCTACACCGGTGATCAATACGCTCTTCCTGCTGATCGGTGCGGTGCTGGCGAACGTGATCGGCACCACGGGAGCCTCGATGCTGCTGATCCGGCCCTGGATCAAAATGAACAAGTACCGCATCACGGGTTTTCACATCGTGTTTTTCATTTTCATCGTGAGCAATGTCGGTGGTGCGCTGACGCCGATCGGTGATCCGCCGCTGTTCCTGGGCTTTCTGCGCGGGGTGCCGTTTTTCTGGACGGTGGAGCACTGCTGGCCTGCATGGGCGCTAGCGGTGGCGCTGCTGCTGGCGGTGTTTTTCGTCATTGATGCCAGAAACTTCCTCCGCGCTCCCAAAGAGGTGCGTGAGGCGGAGACGGCGCAGGAGACATGGTACTTCCGTGGGCTGATGAATGTGCTGTGGCTGCTGCTGGTGCTGGGAGCGGTGCTGCTGCCGAAAAACATCCAGGAGATGACTTTGGGAGGTGTGCTGAGTGTGCCCGCACTGATCATGATCGCAGCCGCAGTGATTTCCTACTTCACCACGAAGGCGGAGGTGCATGAGGCGAACGATTTCAGCTTCGGGCCGGTGAAAGAGGTCGGATTTCTCTTCATCGGCATCTTTTTGACGATGATCCCAGCTTTGCAGCTCCTGCAAAGTGGCGGCATCAGCGGTGTGGAGTCACCGCTGAGTTATTACTTCGCCACAGGAGCACTATCGGCCTTCTTGGATAATGCGCCGACGTATCTGGCCTTTCTCGCAGCGTCGATGGGGCAGGCGCATGTGTCGCTGGACTCTACGGCGGATGTGCTGGCCTTTGCGAGCACGCATGGGGCGCATCTGCTGGCAATCTCCCTGGGCGCGGTGTTTTTCGGAGCGGGCAGCTACATCGGCAACGGGCCAAATTTCATGGTCAAAGCCATCGCCGACCGTGCGAAGGTGCGCACGCCGAGCTTCCTCGCCTACATGGCGATGTTCTCGATCCCGGTGTTGCTGCCTGTATTGACGATCGTGGGATGGGTGTTTTTAAAATGA
- a CDS encoding efflux transporter outer membrane subunit yields MAPLGSKRLSADIAAIQGTAPDRWVALPQMPRSASTGWISDFGSAKLESLVHRAIAANPDLLAAEARVRQARALVIQDGASLLPQVGATSSSSRTQSPSDQRFAGVNQIANRFNWTVNVAWELDFWGMVADQRRGAVSRLQASEETWHAARLSLAAQTVQAAVALAEADQLRSLAQQNVAARRTELGILEKQLERGLDPERAALDVSLARADLSRTEATQLQRSQAADAARRVLETLMGGYPAGLEKGLGALPALRGAPPVGLPSEMLLRRPDLRAAERRVAAALAEESAAKKALLPSFRITGAFGRTSQHLDKLIRPESALWSIATQAAQTLFQGGRLRAGITLEKARYDENLQTYASSVLTAFREVETALVADQLLSEQEAALGNAATQAEQAEKLALSQYEKGLTEVITLLGARQRAFDASSALLTARAQRLRNRAALHLALGGDFMR; encoded by the coding sequence ATGGCTCCGCTGGGCTCGAAGCGGCTCTCTGCGGACATCGCGGCGATCCAGGGCACTGCACCCGACCGCTGGGTGGCGCTGCCGCAGATGCCGAGATCAGCCTCCACGGGCTGGATCAGCGACTTTGGCAGTGCAAAGCTCGAATCCCTCGTCCACCGGGCCATCGCCGCGAATCCCGATTTGCTGGCGGCAGAGGCACGCGTGCGCCAGGCCCGTGCGCTGGTGATCCAGGACGGGGCATCGTTGCTCCCACAAGTCGGAGCCACGAGCTCTAGCAGCCGCACGCAGTCACCGAGTGACCAGCGCTTTGCGGGCGTGAATCAGATCGCCAATCGCTTCAACTGGACGGTCAATGTGGCCTGGGAGCTCGATTTTTGGGGCATGGTGGCCGATCAGCGTCGTGGAGCGGTATCGCGGCTCCAGGCCAGTGAGGAGACATGGCATGCTGCACGGCTCTCCCTGGCCGCTCAGACCGTGCAGGCGGCCGTAGCCCTGGCGGAGGCGGATCAACTGCGTTCCTTAGCGCAGCAAAATGTAGCCGCACGCCGCACCGAGCTAGGCATCCTGGAAAAGCAGCTCGAGCGCGGACTCGATCCAGAGCGTGCCGCGCTGGATGTGAGCCTCGCACGGGCTGATCTGTCCCGCACAGAGGCCACGCAGCTCCAGCGCAGCCAAGCAGCCGATGCTGCACGGCGTGTGCTGGAGACACTGATGGGCGGATACCCCGCTGGACTGGAAAAAGGACTCGGCGCACTGCCCGCGCTGCGTGGAGCACCGCCCGTGGGGCTGCCCAGTGAAATGCTCCTGCGCCGCCCCGATCTGCGTGCTGCGGAGAGACGCGTGGCGGCTGCGCTGGCGGAGGAAAGTGCGGCTAAAAAAGCCCTGCTGCCCAGTTTTCGCATCACGGGTGCCTTTGGCCGGACCTCGCAGCATCTCGATAAGCTGATCCGCCCCGAGTCTGCGCTCTGGAGCATCGCCACCCAGGCCGCGCAGACGCTCTTCCAGGGTGGCAGGCTCCGCGCAGGCATCACGCTCGAAAAAGCCCGCTACGATGAAAATCTGCAAACCTACGCCAGCAGTGTGCTCACGGCCTTTCGCGAGGTGGAGACGGCTCTGGTCGCAGATCAGCTCCTCAGCGAGCAGGAGGCCGCACTCGGGAACGCCGCCACCCAGGCCGAGCAGGCTGAAAAACTAGCTCTCAGCCAATATGAAAAGGGCCTCACGGAGGTCATCACACTGCTGGGAGCACGGCAGCGTGCCTTTGATGCCAGCAGCGCCCTACTCACCGCCCGCGCCCAGCGCCTGCGGAACCGCGCCGCGCTGCATCTGGCCCTGGGCGGCGATTTTATGAGATAG
- a CDS encoding Gfo/Idh/MocA family oxidoreductase, translated as MNSSTVPAPFSRRRFVGAAGLVAGSMITRPLFGQNAASNKLNVALIGVWGRGLAHYNSIAEENVVALCDINEARFPEALKRFPNATTYIDWRKCLDHKDLDAVVICTPDHTHAFIANWALKRDLHVYCEKPLAITVNEARTVRATWESKKGKLATQVGMQRHEQPNFNRVKELIRDGAIGELKAAYAWGNRQIPKPGYFPEEGQPPAGFHYDLWLGPSPYHPYNPAYFSGGAGANCLSWNMFWDFGAGQIGDMGSHTMDLLWNAVDATLPTSAEAKGDAFNSDVTPVKCESHFEHPANDWRGPITVSWYQGGAMPSSPKKHIDLSKIGHGAMFKGTKGFIIADFDSRLIIPYGNDADMSYYKPRKKEDQYPDVGLGNFQRQWFDACRDPSKKTACDFGYSANMIEMMLLGLVAYRTGKKISYDGKTGTSPDTPEANAFMKKEYRDGWNIDG; from the coding sequence ATGAATTCATCCACTGTTCCTGCTCCTTTTTCTCGTCGTCGTTTCGTCGGTGCGGCTGGCCTCGTCGCTGGCTCGATGATCACTCGCCCGCTGTTTGGCCAAAATGCCGCCAGCAATAAGCTCAACGTGGCCCTGATCGGCGTGTGGGGCCGTGGATTGGCACACTACAACTCCATCGCGGAAGAAAATGTGGTCGCTCTGTGTGACATCAATGAAGCACGCTTCCCAGAGGCGCTGAAGCGCTTCCCGAACGCCACCACCTACATCGACTGGCGCAAGTGCCTGGATCACAAAGACCTCGACGCCGTCGTCATCTGCACACCAGACCACACGCACGCCTTCATCGCGAACTGGGCCCTGAAGCGCGATCTGCATGTCTATTGCGAGAAGCCGCTCGCCATCACGGTGAATGAAGCCCGCACCGTGCGTGCGACGTGGGAGTCCAAAAAGGGCAAACTGGCCACTCAAGTCGGCATGCAGCGTCATGAGCAGCCGAATTTCAACCGCGTGAAGGAACTCATCCGCGATGGGGCCATCGGTGAATTAAAAGCCGCCTACGCATGGGGCAACCGACAGATCCCGAAGCCCGGCTACTTCCCAGAAGAGGGCCAGCCGCCCGCAGGATTCCATTACGATCTGTGGCTGGGCCCCTCGCCGTATCATCCCTACAATCCGGCTTATTTTTCCGGCGGAGCCGGTGCGAACTGCCTGTCCTGGAACATGTTCTGGGACTTCGGTGCAGGCCAGATCGGCGACATGGGCAGCCACACCATGGATCTGCTGTGGAATGCCGTGGACGCCACCCTGCCCACCAGCGCGGAGGCGAAAGGTGATGCCTTCAACTCCGATGTGACGCCCGTGAAATGCGAGTCCCACTTCGAGCACCCGGCCAATGACTGGCGTGGCCCCATCACGGTGAGCTGGTATCAAGGCGGCGCGATGCCTAGCTCGCCGAAGAAGCACATCGATCTGAGCAAGATCGGCCACGGTGCGATGTTCAAAGGCACGAAGGGCTTCATCATCGCCGACTTTGACTCACGCCTGATCATTCCCTACGGCAACGACGCCGACATGAGCTACTACAAGCCCCGCAAAAAAGAAGATCAGTATCCCGATGTGGGCCTGGGCAATTTCCAGAGGCAGTGGTTCGATGCCTGCCGCGACCCGAGCAAAAAAACCGCCTGCGACTTCGGTTACAGCGCGAATATGATCGAAATGATGCTCCTGGGGCTCGTCGCCTACCGCACAGGCAAAAAGATCAGCTACGACGGCAAAACTGGCACCAGCCCCGACACGCCAGAGGCCAATGCCTTCATGAAAAAAGAATACCGCGATGGCTGGAACATCGACGGCTGA
- a CDS encoding SulP family inorganic anion transporter: MNFSLRDRWHDVVHTTRRFVAAARGVVSESALDPFPLRRSLLGYGRRSFLADLRAGMTVAIIDIPQGMAYALIAGLPLYYGITCSAVAAIVGPLFASSRQTILGPTNASAFMVFSYFAAYPNLNQMSMMPLLVFITAALLLAGAILRVADLTQYISRTVVVAYVTGASLLITANQLPVLLGIPREVLNDGLQPAITLPGHIYRIISHLSSVEGLSIACSVSTLLVFLTLKKWQPRWPTFALTLISVSCVWWILDGFGIQDGDLQGRYLHLAGATTGIP, encoded by the coding sequence ATGAATTTCTCCTTACGCGACCGATGGCATGATGTGGTGCACACCACACGGCGATTTGTTGCTGCCGCACGAGGAGTGGTGTCGGAGAGTGCTCTGGACCCCTTCCCTCTGCGGCGGTCGTTACTCGGGTATGGCAGGCGCAGCTTCCTCGCCGATCTACGCGCAGGGATGACGGTGGCGATCATCGACATCCCTCAGGGCATGGCCTATGCCCTGATTGCGGGCTTGCCCCTGTATTACGGCATTACTTGCTCTGCGGTGGCGGCGATCGTGGGGCCGCTCTTTGCTAGCTCGCGCCAGACCATCCTGGGGCCGACGAATGCGTCCGCCTTCATGGTTTTCTCCTACTTCGCGGCATATCCGAACCTCAATCAAATGAGCATGATGCCGCTGTTGGTCTTCATCACAGCCGCGTTGCTGCTGGCCGGCGCAATTTTGCGTGTAGCGGACCTCACGCAGTACATCAGCCGCACTGTCGTGGTGGCGTATGTCACAGGCGCATCGCTACTCATCACTGCCAATCAGCTCCCGGTGCTGCTAGGCATCCCCCGTGAGGTGCTCAATGATGGCTTACAGCCTGCCATCACGCTCCCAGGCCATATTTACCGCATCATCAGCCACCTGAGCTCTGTGGAGGGACTGAGCATCGCTTGCTCAGTCTCTACGCTGCTGGTGTTCCTGACGCTCAAAAAGTGGCAGCCTCGCTGGCCCACCTTTGCGCTGACGCTGATCTCTGTGTCGTGCGTGTGGTGGATTCTCGATGGCTTTGGCATCCAAGACGGCGACCTTCAAGGACGCTACCTTCACTTGGCGGGAGCTACTACCGGCATTCCCTGA
- a CDS encoding SulP family inorganic anion transporter, whose protein sequence is MLSLGVANLACTYLSGMTASCSLTRSALNYLSGARTGFASMWNGLFCLVGALTLGSAVGHLPRAVLATLVVCVALSLFSRRQIRICMNATRSDGIVFLLTLAATCMLPLHVAIFLGVAVSVVLYLRKASVPQLIEYEFNAEGNLAEAQRGARQHAAISIVHVEGELFFGAAEIFRTQIQRSCADGACG, encoded by the coding sequence ATGCTGAGTCTCGGCGTCGCGAATCTGGCCTGCACGTACCTCAGTGGCATGACGGCATCCTGCTCCCTCACGCGATCTGCGTTGAATTACCTGAGTGGTGCACGCACGGGCTTTGCGAGCATGTGGAATGGCTTGTTCTGTCTTGTCGGCGCACTCACCCTAGGCTCTGCCGTGGGGCACCTGCCGCGAGCTGTGCTGGCGACTCTGGTGGTGTGTGTGGCACTGTCCCTCTTCAGCCGCAGGCAAATCCGCATCTGCATGAATGCGACGCGGAGTGACGGGATCGTCTTTTTACTCACACTGGCGGCCACCTGCATGCTGCCGCTGCATGTGGCGATCTTTCTGGGCGTAGCCGTCTCCGTCGTTCTGTACCTGCGAAAGGCCAGTGTGCCGCAGCTCATCGAGTATGAATTCAATGCGGAGGGGAATCTGGCGGAGGCGCAGCGCGGTGCGCGGCAGCATGCGGCCATCTCGATCGTGCATGTGGAGGGGGAGCTCTTTTTCGGCGCGGCGGAGATCTTCCGCACCCAGATCCAGCGCTCCTGCGCGGATGGAGCCTGCGGGTGA
- a CDS encoding sodium-independent anion transporter produces the protein MIILRLKNARHLDATSVLALDELLRILRAEERHLIISGASKDVYRVLKNAGMVDVVGRDNIFLASPTNPNLSTRNALKRAQQILGIKDAEVRIYYDPSKKA, from the coding sequence GTGATCATCCTACGACTGAAAAATGCCCGCCACCTGGATGCCACGAGCGTTTTGGCTCTGGATGAGCTGCTACGCATCCTGCGTGCGGAGGAGCGGCACCTGATCATCAGCGGAGCGAGCAAGGATGTTTACCGGGTGCTGAAGAACGCAGGGATGGTGGATGTGGTGGGCCGTGATAACATCTTTTTAGCCAGTCCGACCAATCCGAATCTCTCCACCCGCAATGCACTGAAGCGGGCCCAGCAGATCCTGGGCATCAAGGACGCAGAGGTGCGCATCTATTACGATCCATCAAAGAAAGCCTGA
- a CDS encoding transglutaminase family protein, translating into MPGVFQFNHLRKLLDDDSQVVREAVQHELAGMRHELPRYLDQLEEPLSVQEEHIVAELLEPSRRGEMEEIWMRWRWLEGENAQLEEGLSQISAFLSGWRTQTGDLTKKLDELARQAFDEKGRMDAHELAVWIFGQEKGIARFRGNTKDYYSSQNSNLHWVIDTGLGNPLSLCCLYRLVAHRFGIEVGGCNFPGHFLARVDYSDDFWLVDCFNRGKFMHAEDVARHHPTANPAMEDLVREHASVGAILLRVLRNLDEAFTRTNRFSERQFMRKLAVKLMDEA; encoded by the coding sequence ATGCCCGGAGTCTTCCAGTTCAATCACCTGCGCAAATTGCTCGACGACGACTCCCAAGTCGTCCGCGAAGCTGTGCAGCATGAGCTAGCAGGCATGCGCCATGAGCTACCGCGCTATTTGGACCAGCTCGAAGAGCCGCTCTCCGTCCAGGAGGAGCATATCGTCGCCGAGCTGCTCGAGCCCTCACGGCGTGGTGAGATGGAGGAGATCTGGATGCGCTGGCGCTGGCTGGAAGGTGAGAATGCGCAGCTCGAAGAAGGCCTCAGCCAAATATCCGCCTTCCTCAGTGGCTGGCGCACGCAGACGGGTGATCTCACCAAAAAGCTCGATGAGCTCGCACGTCAGGCCTTTGACGAAAAAGGCCGTATGGATGCCCATGAGCTCGCGGTGTGGATTTTCGGCCAGGAAAAAGGCATCGCACGCTTCCGTGGCAACACCAAGGACTACTACTCCTCACAAAACAGCAATCTGCACTGGGTCATCGACACTGGGCTGGGCAATCCGCTAAGCCTGTGCTGCCTCTATCGCCTCGTGGCGCATCGCTTTGGCATCGAAGTCGGTGGGTGTAATTTCCCCGGGCACTTCCTCGCCCGCGTGGACTATTCCGACGACTTCTGGCTCGTGGATTGTTTCAACCGTGGCAAATTCATGCATGCAGAGGATGTCGCCCGGCATCATCCCACGGCTAATCCTGCGATGGAGGATCTCGTGCGTGAGCATGCCAGCGTCGGAGCCATCCTGCTACGCGTGCTGCGGAATCTCGATGAGGCCTTCACCCGCACGAATCGCTTCTCTGAGCGTCAATTCATGCGCAAGCTCGCCGTGAAGCTCATGGACGAAGCCTAG
- the purT gene encoding formate-dependent phosphoribosylglycinamide formyltransferase: MATIGTPLSSSATKVMLLGSGELGKEVVIELQRLGCEVVAVDRYENAPAMQVAHRHHVVSMLDGEALRRLIQVEKPDFIVPEIEAIATDTLVALENEGQCVVPTARAAQLTMNREGIRRLAAEELGLKTSPYIFAATEAEFRAGIEKIGMPCVVKPIMSSSGKGQSVVRSAADIDHAWKYAQEGGRAGKGKVIVEGFVDFDYEITMLTVRHVGGTSFCPPVGHIQIKGDYRESWQPHPMSAAALAAAQDMAGKITTALGGRGLFGVELFVKGDEVIFSEVSPRPHDTGLVTLISQDLSEFALHVRAILGLPVPNIHLHGPSASCAVLVEGESSRVTFGGLDQVLAEPDTQVRLFGKPNVSGQRRMAVTLARDSSVDAARAKAVRSAQAMRISL; the protein is encoded by the coding sequence ATGGCCACCATCGGCACCCCACTCTCCTCCTCCGCTACCAAAGTCATGCTCCTCGGCTCCGGGGAGCTGGGCAAAGAAGTCGTCATCGAGCTCCAGCGCCTCGGCTGTGAGGTCGTCGCGGTAGATCGCTACGAAAATGCGCCGGCCATGCAGGTCGCTCACCGACACCACGTCGTCTCCATGCTCGATGGAGAAGCGCTGCGCAGACTCATCCAGGTGGAGAAGCCCGACTTCATCGTGCCTGAGATCGAGGCGATCGCTACGGACACCCTCGTGGCACTGGAGAATGAAGGCCAGTGCGTGGTGCCCACAGCACGTGCAGCGCAGCTCACCATGAATCGCGAAGGCATCCGCCGTCTCGCTGCGGAGGAGCTAGGGCTCAAGACATCGCCCTACATCTTCGCCGCTACCGAGGCGGAATTCCGCGCGGGGATTGAAAAAATCGGCATGCCCTGCGTGGTGAAGCCGATCATGAGCAGCAGTGGCAAAGGCCAGAGCGTGGTGCGGAGCGCAGCAGACATCGATCACGCTTGGAAATATGCGCAGGAGGGAGGCCGCGCTGGCAAGGGCAAGGTCATCGTGGAGGGTTTTGTCGATTTCGACTACGAGATCACCATGCTCACTGTCCGCCATGTCGGTGGCACCTCGTTTTGCCCGCCGGTGGGCCATATCCAGATCAAAGGTGACTACCGCGAGTCCTGGCAGCCACATCCGATGAGCGCTGCCGCACTCGCCGCCGCGCAGGACATGGCGGGGAAGATCACGACGGCACTCGGCGGGCGCGGTCTCTTTGGCGTGGAGCTCTTTGTCAAAGGTGACGAGGTCATTTTCAGTGAGGTATCACCACGGCCGCATGACACGGGCCTCGTCACCCTCATTTCGCAGGATTTGAGCGAGTTCGCCCTCCATGTGCGTGCCATCCTGGGCCTCCCGGTGCCGAACATCCATCTCCACGGCCCTAGTGCTAGCTGTGCCGTGCTGGTGGAGGGTGAGTCCTCCCGCGTGACCTTCGGTGGGCTGGATCAAGTCCTCGCAGAGCCAGACACGCAAGTGCGCCTCTTTGGTAAGCCGAACGTCAGTGGCCAGCGCCGCATGGCCGTCACTCTCGCACGAGATAGCAGCGTGGATGCCGCCCGCGCAAAAGCCGTGCGCTCTGCACAAGCCATGCGCATCAGTCTGTGA